From a single Mycosarcoma maydis chromosome 2, whole genome shotgun sequence genomic region:
- a CDS encoding RNA methyltransferase (related to TGS1 - trimethyl guanosine synthase) has protein sequence MPKKRKRTSTGASVQHLDTDHTSSSPSKHLNLSAYHPDLDLASFPASSQSLYRSLLPHSLVHPSAFPPKLLKYWRHRHSLFSLYSSGCLLDEQSWYSVTPESVAFRIAKRCATDGVIVDLFTGAGGNAIQFAMTCAKVIAVELDELKLNMAQWNAEVYGVKDRILFIHGDSLQLLDTLLTWRKQSPSISHQQDEQVWNGIKSSDLDAVHAVFLSPPWGGIDYAQPTTTDQNPDTTSTSTSYSLTSIQPVDGATLFSRVCQAFHTTNIAYYLPRNTSLQQLSHLALQLDRPCKLASSTTQNVNHNNNLKVEYQYVDHGRKLSSLTAYYGALATDWDDSTDDWRQT, from the coding sequence ATGCCCAAAAAGCGCAAACGTACCTCAACCGGCGCTTCGGTCCAACACCTCGACACCGATCACACCTCATCTTCCCCCTCGAAACACCTCAACCTCAGCGCCTATCATCCGgacctcgacctcgcaTCCTTCCCGGCGTCTTCGCAATCGCTATACCGCTCGCTTCTGCCACACTCTCTCGTGCACCCGTCCGCATTTCCACCCAAACTTTTGAAATACTGGCGTCATCGACACTCGCTGTTTTCGCTGTACTCGTCCGGATGTCTGCTCGACGAACAATCGTGGTACTCTGTCACACCCGAGAGCGTTGCTTTCCGTATCGCCAAACGATGCGCCACCGACGGCGTCATCGTGGACCTCTTCACAGGCGCAGGGGGTAATGCGATCCAGTTCGCAATGACGTGTGCCAAGGTAATcgccgtcgagctcgacgagctcaagttGAACATGGCTCAATGGAACGCCGAGGTGTATGGCGTCAAAGATCGGATTCTTTTCATCCACGGCGATAGTCTGCAActgctcgacacgctcCTTACGTGGAGAAAGCAAAGCCCCAGCATCAGCCATCAGCAGGACGAGCAAGTGTGGAATGGCATCAAATCGAGCGATCTAGACGCGGTACATGCCGTGTTTCTCTCACCACCCTGGGGTGGAATCGACTACGCTCAgcccaccaccaccgaccAGAACCCAGATACCACTtcaacatcgacatcctactcgctcacctcgatccagccCGTCGACGGCGCCACCCTCTTCTCTCGAGTCTGCCAAGCATTTCATACCACCAACATCGCCTACTACCTACCACGAAACACGTCGCTTCAACAACTCTCACACCTCGCCCTACAGCTCGACCGACCCTGCAAACTtgcaagcagcaccacccAAAATGTCAACCACAACAACAACCTCAAAGTCGAGTATCAGTACGTAGACCACGGCAGAAAACTCTCCAGCCTCACCGCTTACTACGGCGCTCTAGCCACCGATTGGGACGACAGCACAGACGATTGGCGCCAAACATGa
- a CDS encoding uncharacterized protein (related to UBP8 - Ubiquitin-specific protease component of the SAGA complex), whose protein sequence is MPSSRASSASPTKLGHMASSQRSNNTGSVSPTKPSSASASRAGTPSLSSIGSGTDTHVRAIPAGCHHLSSLLKLDAACSSTSFTKIKSEHGDETRRDSFDTLSDTTRSYLKRYIAGLRWGGQIRSGHVKMMDDDEKQAELAKWNQEVAEAKKLGHQVKKRRKLDYPQCHTCHADMLRPFICLECAFTGCFSSPVHDDRTKPTRTSSDSHIIQHLQAKKHTLAFDLLYGHIYCASCKDFVHDALLESIQRHETRRVNANVIGQQFGPRKTTLESLFPPSASDAAAAMATFYSTDTSSVTCRVPRGLRNMGATCYMNVIIQAFLHNPLLRNYFLSDRHNASLCNGAKTCLACEMDKIFSEFYSSDPGALAAGLGTGTGTTGPGASATTVADAMVRAASQNGTNIPAAKGPHGPISFLYCVWVDQASSELGQAGQHDAHELFISALNSIHTALTSRAPERSSLPWFAYEHSDALNLLFDHYEGSSGSGNQSEEEGMGGNGGTPMGLGARGNGGVAGCPCVVHRTFAGQLQSDVTCQRCGKVNTTRDPMLDLSLDVRPESMRRKDANSVNAIGNNTKTKLLNGKPAAVHGNGAIEVQEEQHLTICLQRYCSEEKLGNNDYSCTGCGGSASATKQLSLYRLPPVLCIQLKRFEHTSSAAKIDTKVRFPLVLDVRQFSTAEIRAPVDELNHGDSATSNKHTTLLANPDPEAYLYDLFTVVVHEGSMNTGHYTNFSKWRGSWYRFDDDKVHATSEAQVLQARAYQLCYKRRLLKNIISSNAHSST, encoded by the exons ATGCCGTCGTCAAGAGCCTCTTCGGCGTCACCCACCAAGCTTGGCCACATGGCTTCGTCGCAGCGCTCCAACAATACCGGATCGGTTTCGCCCACCAAACCGTCGTCGGCAAGCGCATCGCGTGCCGGTACAccgtcgctctcgtcgatcgGCTCAGGAACAGATACACACGTCCGCGCGATTCCAGCTGGATGCCACCATCTCAGCTCACTGCTCAAATTGgacgctgcttgcagctCTACGTCTTTTACAAAAATCAAATCCGAACATGGCGACGAGACAAGACGTGACAGTTTCGACACACTTTCCGATACAACAAGGTCGTACTTGAAGCGGTACATTGCTGGACTGCGATGGGGAGGACAGATTCGGAGCGGGCATGTGAAGATgatggacgacgacgaaaagcAAGCCGAACTCGCCAAATGGAATCAAGAGGTGGCCGAGGCGAAAAAGTTGGGCCACCAAGTCAAGAAGCGGAGAAAACTCGACTATCCTCAATGTCACACATGTCACGCTGACATGCTACGACCTTTCATCTGCCTGGAATGTGCATTTACCGGCTGTTTCTCGTCCCCTGTACACGACGATCGCACCAAGCCGACACGCACTTCATCCGATAGCCATATAATTCAGCACCTGCAAGCCAAAAAGCATACGCTTGCGTTCGATCTCTTGTATGGCCACATCTACTGTGCCAGTTGCAAAGACTTTGTTCACGACGCGTTGCTCGAATCGATCCAACGACACGAGACTCGCCGCGTCAATGCCAACGTGATCGGCCAACAATTCGGTCCGAGAAAGACAACACTCGAATCGCTCTTCCCCCCTTCGGCTtcagatgcagcagcagcaatggcCACATTCTACTCGACCGACACATCCAGCGTCACCTGCCGAGTACCCAGGGGACTCCGCAATATGGGCGCAACGTGCTATATGAATGTCATCATTCAGGCCTTCCTGCACAACCCGCTACTTCGCAATTACTTTTTATCCGATCGACACAATGCTTCGCTTTGCAATGGAGCCAAGACGTGCCTGGCTTgcgagatggacaagaTTTTTTCCGAGTTCTACTCGTCCGATCCAGGTGCACTGGCTGCTGGCCTCGGAACGGGAACGGGTACGACTGGTCCTGGCGCTTCAGCAACCACAGTTGCAGATGCGATGGTACGAGCTGCAAGCCAGAACGGCACCAATATCCCAGCAGCAAAGGGACCACATGGACCCATTTCGTTTCTGTACTGTGTCTGGGTAGATCaggcgagcagcgagctcgGTCAGGCGGGTCAGCACGATGCACACGAACTGTTTATTTCAGCACTCAACTCGATCCACACTGCACTCACCAGTCGGGCACCGGAACGATCGTCGCTTCCATGGTTTGCATACGAACATTCGGACGCGCTGAATCTGCTGTTTGACCACTACGAAGGCAGTAGCGGTTCGGGGAATCAGTCCGAGGAGGAGGGAATGGGTGGCAACGGCGGTACGCCGATGGGGCTGGGTGCTCGAGGCAATGGAGGCGTGGCTGGATGCCCCTGCGTGGTGCATAGGACGTTTGCTGGCCAACTGCAGTCCGACGTTACGTGTCAAAGGTGTGGAAAGGTCAATACGACAAGAGATCCGATGCTTGACCTCAGCCTGGACGTGCGACCCGAATCGATGCGGCGCAAAGACGCCAACAGTGTGAATGCAATCGGCAACAACACAAAGACCAAGCTGTTGAATGGCAAGCCAGCCGCAGTACATGGCAATGGAGCAATAGAAGTGCAAGAGGAGCAGCATCTCACCATCTGCTTGCAACGATACTGCTCCGAGGAAAAGTTGGGCAACAACGACTACTCGTGTACGGGCTGCGGTGGAAGTGCGTCCGCAACAAAGCAGTTGAGCTTGTATCGATTACCTCCGGTATTGTGCATCCAGCTCAAGAGGTTCGAACACACGTCGTCggctgccaagatcgacaccAAGGTGCGATTCCCGCTCGTGTTGGACGTACGCCAGTTCTCGACCGCCGAGATACGCGCCCCTGTGGACGAGCTGAACCATGGCGACAGTGCAACATCGAACAAGCATACCACGTTGCTCGCCAACCCTGATCCAGA AGCGTACCTGTATGACTTGTTCACCGTGGTGGTGCACGAAGGATCGATGAACACGGGACACTATACCAACTTTTCTAAATGGAGAGGCAGCTGGTACCGCTTCGATGACGATAAGGTGCATGCTACGAGCGAGGCGCAGGTTTTGCAGGCGAGAGCGTACCAGCTGTGTTACAAGAGGAGGCTGTTGAAGAACATCATCAGTTCGAATGCTCACTCGAGCACATAG
- a CDS encoding putative AAA family ATPase, which translates to MLRSFRSRSATGRFGFAASRLTQPLAASIPSPSAAYRSLTSFSASRPQPASASVLSSPKLSFLTPKLQLRHYATPAEDGNKKNRSAKEHDEDDQKQKEFEESVERGLKEARQGKASAGLPQNLKQFFESGDKKPTSSKSNKESETEEDDVAERNKSKSEKSSGANSSSGGGGGPNGQFTEIRINANTILATIVSTYLFYRLTSPDQPSREITWQEFRTAFLDKGLVDRLVVVNRSKVKVYLHSNATGSLYPSPNGGSSTPASGSGHAAYWFSVGSVEAFERRLDEAQRELEIPANERIPVAYHEEISTASTLLHFAPTLLIAGLLFWMSRRAAGGAMGGGGGGGPGGIFGIGKSRAKMFNQETDVKTKFKNVAGMDEAKEEIMEFVNFLKKPEKYEKLGAKIPRGAILSGPPGTGKTLLAKATAGEAGVPFLSVSGSEFVEMFVGVGPSRVRDMFANAKKHAPCIIFIDEIDAIGKSRGKGGNFGGNDERESTLNELLVQMDGFGTEEHVVVLAGTNRPDVLDAALMRPGRFDRHIAIDRPDISGRKDIFLVHLKPLTLHSSTDRDLLAEKLSTLTPGFSGADVANVCNEAALIAARGGADSIEEHHFEMAIERVIAGLEKKSRVLSPEEKKTVAYHEAGHAVCGWFLEHADPLLKVSIIPRGVGALGYAQYLPKERYLFSTEQLLDRMCMTLGGRVSEEIFFTTITTGAQDDLSKITRMAFEICASYGMNKELGPVSYRTEQESMHKPYSERTGEMLDFEVRKMVAEAHKRTTQLLQDHKADVEKVAQLLLEKEVITREDMRNLLGARPFSHADEADQYLDKKGRLKRKGEVSAPPPPPEEIPSPGLATKALNDDQTKL; encoded by the coding sequence ATGCTGCGCTCGTTTAGATCGCGGTCAGCGACAGGGCGTTTCGGCTTCGCAGCCTCTCGCCTTACGCAACCGCTTGCAGCTTCGATACCTTCGCCATCAGCTGCCTACCGTtccttgacgagcttctcAGCATCAAGGCCTCAACcagcttctgcttctgtgCTTTCATCTCCGAAACTCTCGTTTCTAACGCCAAAGCTCCAGCTCCGCCACTATGCCACTCCGGCTGAAGATGGTAACAAGAAGAACCGTTCTGCAAAGGAGCACGACGAAGATGATCAGAAACAGAAAGAGTTTGAAGAATCTGTAGAGCGTGGCCTTAAGGAGGCTCGTCAGGGCAAAGCCAGCGCCGGTCTTCCCCAGAACCTCAAGCAATTCTTTGAGAGTGGCGACAAGAAGCCTActtcgagcaagagcaacaaaGAGTCGGAGAcagaagaagacgacgttGCCGAGAGGAACAAGAGCAAGTCCGAAAAATCGTCTGGTGCCAACAGCTCTAGTGGTGGCGGAGGCGGACCCAACGGCCAATTCACCGAGATCCGCATCAACGCCAACACCATCCTCGCAACCATTGTTTCCACCTACCTCTTCTACCGACTTACATCGCCTGACCAACCCAGTCGTGAGATCACGTGGCAGGAGTTCCGTACCGCCTTCCTCGACAAGGGCCTCGTAGATCGCCTTGTGGTTGTCAACCGATCCAAGGTCAAGGTCTACCTCCACTCGAATGCTACCGGGTCCCTCTATCCATCTCCCAACGGAGGCTCTAGCACTCCTGCTAGCGGAAGTGGTCACGCCGCCTACTGGTTTAGcgtcggcagcgtcgaagCCTTTGAACGAcgtctcgacgaggctcagcgcgagctcgagattCCCGCCAACGAGAGAATCCCCGTGGCCTACCACGAAGAGATTTCGACCGCATCGACACTGCTCCACTTTGCCCCTACGTTGCTGATTGCCGGTCTTCTGTTCTGGATGTCGCGACGAGCTGCCGGTGGCGCCAtgggcggcggcggcggtggtggaccGGGCGGAATCTTTGGTATCGGCAAGTCGAGGGCCAAGATGTTCAACCAAGAGACAGACGTCAAGACCAAGTTCAAGAATGTCGCCGGCATGGATGAGGCCAAAGAAGAGATCATGGAGTTTGTCAACTTCCTCAAGAAGCCCGAAAAGTACGAGAAGCTAGGCGCCAAGATCCCGCGTGGTGCTATTCTCTCGGGTCCTCCCGGTACCGGTAAGACGCTGCTGGCCAAGGCGACTGCTGGTGAGGCTGGTGTGCCTTTCCTGTCCGTCTCGGGTTCCGAGTTTGTCGAGATGTTTGTTGGTGTCGGTCCCAGCCGAGTGCGAGACATGTTTGCTaacgccaagaagcacgCGCCCTGTATCATcttcatcgacgagatcgatgccATCGGCAAGAGCCGCGGCAAAGGTGGCAACTTTGGTGGCAACGACGAACGAGAGTCGACGCTCAACGAGTTGCTCGTTCAAATGGACGGTTTCGGTACCGAGGAGCATGTCGTTGTGCTTGCCGGTACTAACCGACCGGAcgtgctcgatgctgcgcttATGCGTCCCGGTCGATTCGATCGTCACATTGCTATTGACCGACCTGATATTTCTGGTCGAAAGGATATCTTCCTGGTCCACCTTAAGCCCCTTACCCTCCACTCTTCCACGGACCGCGATCTTCTGGCTGAAAAGCTCAGCACGCTCACTCCCGGATTTAGCGGTGCTGATGTTGCCAACGTCTGCAACGAAGCTGCGCTGATCGCAGCACGCGGCGGcgccgactcgatcgaggagcaTCATTTTGAGATGGCCATCGAGCGAGTGATTGCTGGTCTCGAAAAGAAGTCGCGTGTGCTTTCGCccgaggagaagaagacTGTCGCTTACCACGAGGCAGGTCACGCCGTCTGCGGCTGGTTCCTCGAGCACGCCGATCCCTTGCTCAAGGTCTCAATCATCCCACGTGGCGTCGGTGCGCTCGGCTATGCTCAGTACTTGCCCAAGGAGCGCTACCTCTTTTCGACCGaacagctgctcgaccgcATGTGCATGACGTTGGGTGGGCGGGTTTCTGAAGAAATCTtcttcaccaccatcaccaccggTGCTCAGGACGATCTTTCCAAAATTACGCGCATGGCGTTCGAGATTTGCGCATCGTACGGAATGAACAAGGAGCTCGGCCCGGTCTCGTACCGCACCGAGCAGGAGTCGATGCACAAGCCGTATTCGGAACGCACGGGTGAAATGCTGGATTTCGAGGTACGCAAGATGGTCGCTGAGGCGCACAAGCGTACGacacagctgc
- a CDS encoding putative rab5-like GTPase involved in vacuolar protein sorting, with amino-acid sequence MSAQATNNAAGEAVGAGASAGAAASPQKPFQTKLVLLGEAAVGKSSVVLRFVQNDFQENKEPTIGAAFLTQKCRLEDRLIKFEIWDTAGQERFHSLAPMYYRNAQASAVIYDVTKASSFEKAKSWVKELQRQANPNIVIALVGNKIDLLNETSSSSSANAETEDDDDDDTATTTPEATAAAESLRAVPKDEAEAYAKEAGLLFFETSAKTGEGVIEVFTEIAKKIPIDLHLARNAAAGAAAGNGARQASGGQAGSVDLQNNQQGNRKEACNC; translated from the exons ATGTCAGCTCAGGCTACCAACAACGCTGCTGGCGAGGCtgtcggtgctggtgctAGTGCTGGTGCCGCTGCTTCCCCCCAAAAACCGTTCCAAACCAAACTCGTTCTGCTTGGTGAAGCCGCGGTCGGAAAGTCCTCTGTAGTGCTTCGATTCGTTCAGAACGACTTCCAGGAAAACAAAGAGCCCACCATCGGGGCTGCTTTCCTCACT CAAAAATGCCGTCTCGAGGATCGTCTGATCAAGTTTGAAATTTGGGACACTGCGGGACAGGAAAGATTCCACTCTCTCGCACCCATGTATTATCGCAACGCCCAGGCGTCGGCCGTCATCTACGACGTCACCAAAGCCAGCTCATTCGAGAAAGCAAAGTCGTGGGTCAAGGAACTGCAGCGTCAAGCCAATCCCAACATTGTCAttgcgctcgtcggcaaCAAGATCGACCTGCTGAACGAAACTTCGTCCTCTTCATCCGCCAATGCCGAAAcggaggatgacgacgatgacgacacAGCCACAACAACACCAGAagcaacagctgcagcagaaTCGCTGAGGGCTGTACCCAAGGACGAAGCTGAAGCCTATGCTAAAGAAGCCGGTCTATTGTTCTTCGAGACCTCGGCCAAGACAGGCGAAGGCGTTATCGAGGTGTTCACTGAGATCGCAAAGAAAATCCCGATCGATCTGCATTTGGCGAGGAACGCGGCCGCCGGTGCGGCTGCTGGGAACGGTGCGCGACAGGCGAGTGGTGGCCAAGCTGGTAGCGTCGATCTGCAGAACAACCAACAGGGTAACAGGAAGGAGGCCTGCAACTGTTGA
- a CDS encoding uncharacterized protein (related to HYM1 - component of the RAM signaling network) produces the protein MNFIFKSKSRTPQELVRHLRDTILRLDSVSQLGGSNSSNSLHNHYSNGASCSSSSSSAASTAIGSSAITSSNSSASSSSSEAKRKAVDDISKTLCQIKAILFGDGDADPQPELVAQLAQEVYSHHVLQLLVAHIAKFEFEAKKDVSQIFNVLLRRQIGSRSPTVEYLATRPDVIFLALRGYENPDVALNTGMILREMLRHEALAKILLYSDRFYTFPDYIETTTFGISCDAFSNFKETLTRHKSMVASYLESNYDRFFATYTTLLQSPNYVTKRQSLKLLGEILLDRTNFSVMTRYISSDENLKMMMNLLRDRSKNIQFEAFHVFKVFVANPKKPASIENILRRNSERLVKFLSDFHNDKDDEQFVDEKQYVLQIIDATAKSHPPPPGSASHGAAPIGAK, from the coding sequence ATGAACTTTATCTTCAAGTCCAAGTCGCGTACGCCACAGGAGCTCGTTCGTCATCTGCGCGACACCATCCTCCGTCTTGACTCGGTATCCCAACTTGGCGGTAGCAACTCGTCCAACTCGCTGCACAACCACTATTCCAACGgcgcctcttgctcgtcgtcgtcgtcgtccgccGCTTCGACCGCCATTGGCTCGTCGGCTATCACGTCTTCCAACTCTTCCGCAAGTAGCTCTTCCTCCGAAGCCAAACGAAAAGCCGTCGATGATATCTCCAAGACGCTCTGCCAGATCAAAGCGATCCTGTTTGGCGATGGAGATGCTGATCCGCAGCCCGAACTCGTCGCGCAACTGGCACAGGAAGTGTACTCGCACCATGTTCTTCAACTGCTTGTAGCGCACATTGCCAAGTTCGAATTCGAGGCGAAAAAGGACGTCTCGCAGATCTTCAACGTCTTGCTTCGAAGGCAGATCGGTAGCCGTTCGCCCACGGTAGAGTACCTCGCCACACGACCCGACGTCATCTTTCTCGCGTTGCGAGGTTACGAAAACCCTGACGTGGCGCTCAACACGGGCATGATCCTACGCGAGATGTTGCGACACGAAGCACTCGCCAAGATCCTTCTGTACAGCGATCGGTTCTACACGTTCCCAGACTACATTGAAACGACTACGTTTGGGATCTCGTGCGATGCGTTTTCGAATTTCAAAGAAACGCTGACACGCCACAAATCCATGGTGGCCTCGTATCTCGAGTCCAACTACGATCGCTTCTTTGCTACGTACACAACGCTTCTGCAATCGCCCAACTATGTGACTAAGCGCCaatcgctcaagctgctaGGTGAGATTCTACTGGACCGCACCAACTTTAGCGTCATGACGCGCTACATttcgagcgacgagaatctcaagatgatgatgaaccTGCTGCGCGATCGAAGCAAAAACATCCAGTTCGAGGCGTTCCACGTTTTCAAGGTATTTGTAGCCAATCCAAAGAAACCTGCTTCGATCGAGAACATCCTCAGGCGCAACAGCGAGCGTCTGGTCAAGTTCCTCTCCGACTTCCACAacgacaaggacgacgagcagttCGTCGATGAAAAACAGTACGTCCTGCAGATCATCGATGCAACTGCAAAGTCGCACCCGCCTCCTCCAGGCAGCGCCTCCCACGGCGCCGCCCCCATCGGCGCAAAATAA
- a CDS encoding uncharacterized protein (related to glucose regulated stress protein, HSP70-like): MRFSTATGFRARIGSASSMLLVLALLAVTLLSTPVTAMGVVAFDYGTEWMKVSLVKPGLPFDVVLDRDSKRKIQSAVSFKKWGLEEEILFGTNAYNHATREPKQSFYGLKTLLGRTTNEEDKQYVELYKSIFGNDVVSSDRSTCSLKRPYEADSKLSSLPVLTVEELVGMQLEYAKKLAEETAGERVNPLLPAGFNVGSFGGLDAVVTVPAFFNAQERQAIVDSAILAGFRPRLVSDGAAAAVNYAQTRTFPQPEKHLFFDVGSGSVRATVVEFSTKPVVIDSILSVGKASKDSTVVDVKGVGWERNVGGLKLDLILRDKLAAEFDAKHSKQIRGSIRDNHRAMARLLKEANRVKHILSANDAASSSVESLVDEIDFRTMIQRQDFEDAVTAAGLVPKFTSPISQALANAGLKLSDINSIVLVGGSTRVPLVQNALREAGIPDSKLAQNVNADEAAVMGAAFYGASFNPQFRMKEIRAYDLIPYAVNLKEADGKQETIFRAASYETDAVLRQYDNAKEDFVFELEYDAAAQKALGDSTDRSIAMVEVTGIDDVLKDIKASGQLDQVDTHVNLTVISRPLGTYAVENIVMVIKPKAGGGIAGALKSFFGVSTPKKTATNGTATNGTASAAKNETTTEDDAQAQGEEGEETLASVPAKDKIVKLTARVIPQNDAVRPLSGEEIKRSKDKLWTMAQAATRKAAREEARNAIESYLYRVRDLVDDPTYSSVTKPAERTSIASKTEELSAWLSEDGETADTSTLKLKRASLESLIKPLETRLSQNKLRAASFAEFETSLADARAFVAEAKANLTAAIEANLSSKYSVTELDALNATIEKDAKWFAEGKQAQDKKGPSDDPALLSGDVDTRRRKVGEQIGKLKRRKIAKTRPKKTPPPKKDEKKDEKDQKDQKKDNEAPPRHEEL, from the coding sequence ATGCGTTTCTCGACAGCCACAGGCTTCCGCGCCCGCATCGGCTCAGCTTCTAGCATGCTCCTAGTGCTCGCGCTGCTCGCCGTGACGCTGCTCTCAACACCAGTGACTGCAATGGGTGTGGTCGCGTTCGACTACGGCACAGAATGGATGAAGGTCTCGCTTGTCAAGCCCGGTTTGCCATTTGATGTGGTGTTGGATCGCGACTCAAAGCGCAAGATTCAGTCGGCGGTTTCCTTCAAAAAATGGGGTCTCGAAGAAGAGATCCTCTTCGGTACCAACGCTTACAACCACGCTACACGAGAGCCCAAGCAGTCCTTCTACGGCCTCAAGACTCTTCTCGGCCGCACGACAAATGAAGAGGATAAGCAATATGTCGAGCTGTACAAGTCGATCTTCGGAAACGATGTCGTCAGCTCGGATCGGTCCACGTGCTCACTCAAGCGTCCCTACGAGGCGGATTCGAAACTCTCTTCGTTGCCCGTATTGACTGTGGAAGAGCTGGTTGGCATGCAGTTGGAATacgccaagaagctggcAGAAGAGACGGCTGGTGAGCGAGTCAATCCTTTGTTGCCAGCTGGATTCAACGTCGGCTCGTTTGGTGGGTTGGACGCCGTAGTGACCGTACCTGCCTTCTTCAACGCGCAGGAGCGTCAGGCAATCGTCGACTCTGCTATTCTGGCCGGCTTCCGCCCACGACTCGTTTCGGATGGCGCCGCTGCAGCGGTCAATTATGCACAGACACGCACCTTCCCTCAGCCCGAAAAACATCTCTTCTTCGATGTCGGCTCGGGCTCGGTGCGTGCTACGGTGGTCGAGTTTAGCACCAAGCCCGTGgtgatcgactcgatcttgtcggTGGGCAAGGCGTCGAAGGACTCTACTGTTGTTGACGTCAAGGGTGTTGGCTGGGAGCGCAATGTAGGCGGATTAAAGTTGGATCTGATTTTGAGAGACAAGCTCGCCGCTGAATtcgatgccaagcacagTAAGCAGATTCGTGGTTCGATTCGCGACAACCACCGCGCTATGGCTCGGCTGCTCAAGGAGGCGAACCGTGTCAAGCACATTCTCAGCGCCAACGATGCCGCCTCGAGCAGTGTCGAGAGTCTGGTGGATGAGATCGACTTCCGAACCATGATCCAACGTCAAGACTTTGAAGACGCTGTCACCGCCGCCGGCCTGGTGCCCAAGTTCACCTCGCCAATAAGCCAGGCGCTAGCCAATGCCGGGTTGAAGTTGAGCGacatcaacagcatcgtTCTGGTGGGTGGAAGTACGCGTGTTCCTCTAGTGCAGAATGCTTTGCGTGAGGCAGGCATCCCGGACTCGAAGCTCGCTCAAAACGTCAATGCCGATGAGGCGGCCGTCATGGGCGCTGCATTCTACGGTGCCAGCTTCAACCCTCAATTCCGCATGAAGGAAATTCGCGCGTACGACCTCATCCCGTACGCTGTCAATCTTAAGGAGGCTGACGGAAAGCAGGAGACCATCTTCCGCGCTGCTTCATACGAGACCGACGCTGTGTTGCGCCAGTACGACAATGCCAAGGAGGACTTTGTCTTTGAGCTCGAGTacgacgctgctgcgcaaaAGGCGTTGGGAGACAGCACGGATCGGTCGATCGCCATGGTCGAGGTTACGGGCATCGATGACGTGCTCAAGGACATCAAAGCGAGCGGACAGCTGGACCAAGTGGACACGCACGTCAATTTGACTGTTATCAGCCGACCGCTGGGTACATATGCGGTGGAGAACATTGTCATGGTCATCAAGCCTAAAGCGGGAGGCGGTATTGCTGGTGCGCTCAAGTCGTTCTTTGGCGTGTCTACGCCTAAGAAGACCGCTACGAATGGCACTGCTACCAACGGCACTGCTTCGGCTGCCAAGAACGAGACGACCACGGAGGACGATGCACAGGCTCAGGGAGAGGAGGGAGAAGAGACGCTGGCATCTGTACCAGCCAAGGACAAGATTGTCAAGCTCACCGCACGTGTCATTCCGCAGAACGATGCGGTGCGACCTCTGTCTGGCGAAGAGATCAAGCGCAGCAAAGACAAGCTCTGGACCATGGCGCAAGCAGCTACACGCAAAGCTGCGCGCGAAGAAGCTCGTAatgcgatcgagtcgtACCTCTACCGCGTTCGCGACCTGGTTGATGACCCAACGTATAGCTCTGTCACCAAGCCCGCCGAACGCAcgtcgatcgcatcgaaAACCGAAGAGCTCTCGGCATGGCTCTCTGAAGATGGCGAGACAGCTGACACTTCGACGCTGAAACTGAAACGAGCCTCGCTGGAATCGCTCATCAAGCCACTGGAAACGCGACTGTCCCAAAACAAGTTGCGAGCTGCGTCGTTCGCCGAATTTGAaacctcgctcgccgacgCACGTGCGTTTGTGGCTGAAGCAAAGGCCAACTTGACCGCGGCGATCGAAGCGAATCTATCGAGCAAGTACAGCGTCACTGAACTGGACGCGCTCAACGCTACCATCGAAAAGGATGCAAAGTGGTTTGCAGAAGGCAAACAGGCGCAGGACAAGAAGGGTCCGAGTGACGATCCGGCGCTGTTGAGCGGTGATGTGGATACAAGAAGGAGAAAGGTCGGCGAGCAGATTGGCAAGTtaaagaggaggaagatcGCCAAAACTCGGCCGAAGAAGACTCCACCGCCTAAGAAGGACGAAAAGAAGGACGAAAAGGACCAAAAGGACCAAAAGAAGGACAACGAGGCTCCTCCACGACATGAAGAGCTTTGA